Proteins from one Patescibacteria group bacterium genomic window:
- the holA gene encoding DNA polymerase III subunit delta yields the protein MIIFLYGADTFRSRQKLKFYREGFKKKYDPQGFNIEVLAGEKLKLEDLRNKLGNKGLLSKKKLVVIEDLMGKNKKEKIQKEVVKYLKENKLSQDEVLIFWEGDIENQGRGKKKRGRKKVSPLQKYLAKEAKVEDFGLLKGYRLKNWTEKEIRKRGGRIEPVALDLLLALVGQDLWQMNNEIEKLINYKKGKVINKDDVSLFVKTKYDTDIFKLTDALAEKKKKLALKLIRDQIMSGENELYLLAMLSRLFRILVQVKEVSQEESNYYTIANRLNLHPFVAKKSLVQTRNFKFKELKNIYQQLLDIDLKIKTSQAEPRVLFDLFIFKVCNS from the coding sequence ATGATAATTTTTCTTTACGGAGCCGATACTTTTCGCTCCCGGCAAAAACTAAAATTTTACAGAGAAGGGTTTAAGAAAAAATACGACCCTCAAGGTTTTAATATTGAAGTTTTAGCCGGTGAAAAATTAAAGTTGGAAGATTTAAGAAATAAATTAGGCAATAAAGGACTGCTTTCAAAAAAGAAGTTAGTGGTTATAGAAGATTTGATGGGCAAAAATAAAAAAGAGAAAATACAAAAAGAAGTAGTTAAATATTTAAAAGAAAATAAATTAAGCCAGGATGAAGTTTTAATTTTTTGGGAAGGTGATATCGAAAATCAGGGCCGCGGTAAGAAAAAAAGAGGCCGTAAGAAAGTTTCGCCTCTACAAAAATATCTGGCTAAAGAAGCTAAAGTTGAAGATTTTGGTTTACTCAAAGGGTACAGGCTAAAAAACTGGACTGAAAAAGAAATTAGAAAAAGGGGCGGACGAATTGAACCAGTAGCTCTGGATTTATTACTGGCTTTAGTTGGCCAGGATTTATGGCAGATGAATAATGAAATTGAAAAATTAATTAATTATAAAAAAGGAAAAGTTATTAATAAAGATGATGTTAGTTTATTTGTAAAAACTAAGTATGACACGGATATTTTTAAATTGACTGATGCCTTGGCTGAAAAAAAGAAAAAATTAGCTTTAAAACTAATCAGGGATCAGATTATGAGCGGTGAAAATGAGCTTTATCTACTGGCTATGCTTAGCCGTCTTTTTAGAATTTTAGTTCAGGTTAAAGAAGTTTCCCAAGAAGAAAGCAATTATTATACCATTGCCAATCGTTTAAATTTACACCCTTTCGTAGCTAAAAAATCTTTAGTTCAAACCAGAAATTTTAAATTTAAAGAATTAAAAAATATTTACCAGCAGCTTCTAGATATTGACCTGAAAATAAAAACAAGCCAGGCTGAACCGAGAGTGCTTTTTGACTTGTTTATTTTTAAGGTGTGTAATTCTTAG
- a CDS encoding FecR family protein encodes MSEENKKSSYLPYVLTLVFILVIIGGYMAYQLYFTEEEVTNTNTVAEEVEEKTEIGATFSYLEGVVEYKEPNGQWARASLNDNLFESYSVEIVGEGKAIINLDDGSAVRLNSNAGITLTSMDPNNIIITNDKGEIYSRVAKLERTYQIKAMDVVYQSLGTAFSTVNNEGEKGVEVFESSVKVIGEGNETVVAEGEKYYIEKKDKPEEVKVVKEIDQEEVKNDAFVMWNKEKDQSEKKELGFLDFKKEEENNKAEEDDTGDDTNTNSNTNTSTEETGSIVLTGSASDNGVSLSWTATGLDVSHGFKVVRSLEENPVYPGSYYVYLNKGENKSYQWELKDGKTWHFRVCQYLGSECGVYSNDIIVTAPETSSTSEISLTMSAKAESTGVGLWWTDLSSMAGFKYYKVVRSKTNADLRYPDDGYITALGKSNTSYRDKLAVNGTSYYYRICAVGDETICSNVVQITAINENDAPSAVTLSGSISADRVTLSWNKSIESDFKYYKLVWSQTEATPTYPADDYLQAISNASTVSYVDTGKKAGSARKTEVNLTQGTHYYSICVVDTAYQVTCSNTVEIKEGEVL; translated from the coding sequence ATGAGTGAAGAAAATAAAAAATCGAGTTATTTACCTTATGTTCTAACTTTAGTTTTCATTTTGGTAATTATTGGCGGATACATGGCTTACCAGCTTTATTTTACTGAAGAAGAAGTGACTAATACTAATACTGTGGCCGAAGAAGTGGAAGAAAAAACTGAGATTGGGGCTACCTTTTCCTATTTAGAAGGAGTGGTGGAATATAAAGAACCTAATGGCCAGTGGGCTCGAGCTAGTTTAAATGATAACTTATTTGAGAGTTATTCAGTAGAAATTGTCGGTGAAGGAAAAGCCATTATTAATCTTGATGACGGCAGTGCTGTGCGTTTAAACAGTAATGCTGGTATTACTCTGACTAGTATGGATCCGAATAATATTATTATTACTAATGATAAAGGAGAAATTTACTCTCGGGTAGCCAAGCTTGAGAGAACCTATCAGATTAAAGCTATGGATGTAGTCTATCAATCATTAGGCACGGCTTTTAGCACGGTTAATAATGAAGGTGAAAAAGGAGTTGAGGTTTTTGAGAGCAGTGTTAAAGTTATTGGCGAAGGCAATGAAACGGTGGTGGCTGAGGGTGAGAAATATTATATTGAAAAAAAAGATAAACCGGAAGAAGTTAAAGTAGTTAAAGAAATTGATCAAGAGGAAGTAAAAAATGACGCTTTTGTCATGTGGAACAAGGAAAAAGACCAGTCAGAAAAAAAAGAACTGGGATTTTTAGATTTTAAAAAAGAAGAAGAAAATAATAAAGCGGAGGAAGATGATACGGGTGACGATACTAACACAAATTCAAATACCAATACTTCTACCGAAGAAACAGGTAGTATTGTTTTAACCGGTTCAGCCAGCGATAATGGTGTCAGTCTTTCTTGGACAGCTACGGGGCTAGATGTTAGTCACGGATTTAAAGTTGTGAGAAGTCTGGAAGAAAATCCAGTTTACCCGGGCTCGTATTATGTCTACTTAAATAAGGGAGAAAATAAAAGCTACCAATGGGAATTAAAAGATGGTAAAACTTGGCATTTTCGGGTTTGCCAGTATTTAGGTTCTGAATGCGGGGTTTATTCTAATGATATTATCGTAACCGCACCAGAAACATCTTCAACCAGCGAAATCTCTCTCACTATGTCGGCTAAAGCGGAAAGTACCGGAGTGGGCCTCTGGTGGACTGATCTTTCATCTATGGCCGGATTTAAGTATTACAAAGTGGTTCGCTCAAAAACAAATGCTGATCTCAGATACCCCGATGACGGATATATAACGGCCCTAGGCAAAAGTAATACTAGTTATCGAGATAAATTAGCTGTAAATGGTACTAGCTATTACTATCGAATTTGCGCCGTTGGCGACGAAACTATTTGTAGTAATGTGGTCCAGATCACGGCTATCAATGAAAATGATGCTCCTAGCGCGGTTACACTTTCGGGGTCTATTAGTGCCGATAGAGTCACTCTCTCTTGGAATAAATCGATTGAATCAGATTTTAAATACTATAAGCTTGTTTGGTCACAAACCGAGGCTACTCCTACCTATCCAGCCGATGATTATTTGCAAGCGATCTCCAATGCCAGTACTGTCAGTTATGTTGATACAGGCAAAAAGGCCGGCAGTGCCAGAAAAACTGAAGTAAACTTAACCCAGGGTACACATTATTATTCTATTTGTGTGGTGGACACAGCTTATCAGGTTACCTGTAGTAATACGGTAGAAATAAAAGAAGGAGAAGTGCTTTAA
- the polA gene encoding DNA polymerase I, whose translation MTKKEKLVIIDGNALIHRAFHALPPTLTTKKGELVNAVYGFTSVLLKVLNDLKPDYVAATFDLAGPTFRDKMYKEYKATRVKADQSLYDQIPRVKEVVKAFNIPIFEKKGFEADDLIGTIVSQITNHKSQIESIVVTGDLDTLQLVNKSTKVFTLKKGVSDEVIYDEKAVKQRFGFGPKKVVDYKALRGDPSDNIPGVKGVGQKTATKLIKEYGCLEKIYKNIDKIKERWQKLLKENKKEAELSKKLATINCNVPLKFNLKKAKIHDYDRREVVELFQKLEFKSMLNRLPEVEKGKGFQGKMPLGSENNQEKRKEKAKDLGLEYKLIDKEKDLIKLIEALKRQKEVCFDTETTSFEPLKARLLGISFSFKGNEAYFVSVVKLPKAIEKLKPILENEKILKYAHNIKYDYSVMKQAGVEVKPLWFDSMIAAYLINPGVRQYNLDSLVFSELGYEMQPMTALIGKKGKNQLLIEKIPLEKLSWYSCEDADFTFKLSKKLDPELDKKNLDKLFHEMEMPLVRVLAEMEEVGVKIDSDYLAEMSQEVRARLSKIRKEIYKLAGCEFNINSPLQLRKILFEELKISAEGISRTKTGISTAASELEKMKDRHPIINLISEHRELSKLKSTYLEALPKLVNKKTGRVHTSYNQTIVATGRLSSSKPNLQNIPVRTKLGAKIRNAFIPEKGYKILKADYSQIELRVVASLSGDEKMINSFKKGEDIHTRTAAIINEVPLDKVTKKMRYAAKATNFGIIYGLGVYGLSSNAGISLDKARDFIERYFSLYEGVADFLETSRDQAFEEGYNETLFGRRRYYPEIQSGNKGLKAAAERAAINHPVQGTAADIIKLAMIKIDKELPRISSKSKMIMQVHDELVFEVPEKELSKVSKFVKETMENIHKLKVPIVVDIESGQSWGECD comes from the coding sequence ATGACAAAAAAAGAAAAACTAGTAATTATAGACGGCAATGCTTTGATTCACCGGGCTTTTCACGCCTTGCCTCCGACTTTGACCACCAAAAAAGGTGAACTAGTTAACGCTGTTTATGGTTTTACCTCGGTTTTACTTAAAGTTTTGAATGACTTAAAGCCTGACTATGTAGCGGCTACTTTTGATTTAGCCGGCCCGACTTTTCGCGACAAGATGTATAAAGAATACAAGGCCACGCGGGTTAAAGCGGACCAGTCGCTTTATGATCAGATTCCGCGGGTTAAAGAAGTGGTTAAGGCTTTTAATATTCCCATTTTTGAAAAAAAAGGTTTTGAAGCCGATGACCTAATCGGCACAATCGTATCACAAATCACAAATCACAAATCACAAATTGAGAGTATTGTTGTTACTGGTGATTTAGATACTTTGCAATTAGTTAATAAAAGTACCAAGGTTTTTACCTTAAAAAAAGGAGTGAGTGATGAGGTAATTTATGATGAAAAAGCGGTTAAACAAAGATTTGGTTTTGGGCCTAAAAAAGTGGTTGACTACAAAGCCCTGCGAGGCGACCCCTCAGATAATATTCCAGGAGTAAAAGGAGTGGGCCAGAAAACAGCCACTAAGCTGATTAAAGAATACGGCTGCTTGGAAAAAATTTATAAAAATATCGACAAAATCAAAGAGCGTTGGCAAAAGCTTTTAAAAGAAAATAAAAAAGAAGCCGAGCTTTCCAAAAAGCTGGCTACTATAAATTGTAATGTACCACTTAAATTTAATTTGAAAAAAGCTAAAATCCATGATTATGACCGGAGAGAAGTGGTGGAGCTTTTTCAAAAGCTAGAGTTTAAAAGTATGTTAAACAGATTGCCGGAAGTAGAAAAGGGAAAGGGATTTCAGGGTAAAATGCCATTAGGTAGCGAAAATAATCAAGAAAAAAGAAAAGAAAAAGCCAAGGATTTGGGGCTGGAATATAAGTTAATTGATAAAGAAAAGGATTTAATTAAGTTAATTGAGGCTTTAAAAAGACAAAAAGAAGTTTGTTTTGATACTGAGACCACCAGCTTTGAGCCCTTAAAGGCCCGTCTTTTGGGTATTAGTTTTAGTTTTAAAGGGAATGAGGCTTATTTTGTCTCTGTTGTAAAATTGCCGAAAGCTATAGAAAAGTTAAAACCAATCTTAGAAAACGAAAAAATATTAAAATACGCCCATAATATTAAATATGATTATTCTGTTATGAAGCAAGCCGGGGTGGAGGTTAAACCGCTTTGGTTTGACTCAATGATTGCTGCTTATTTAATTAACCCGGGAGTAAGGCAGTATAATTTGGATAGTTTGGTTTTTTCTGAGCTCGGTTATGAAATGCAGCCGATGACGGCCCTAATCGGAAAGAAAGGGAAAAACCAATTGCTGATAGAGAAAATTCCCCTGGAAAAATTAAGCTGGTATTCCTGCGAAGACGCTGACTTTACTTTTAAATTGTCTAAAAAGCTGGACCCAGAACTGGATAAAAAGAATTTAGATAAACTTTTTCATGAAATGGAAATGCCCCTAGTCAGAGTTTTGGCGGAAATGGAAGAAGTGGGAGTAAAAATTGACAGTGATTATTTAGCTGAAATGAGCCAGGAAGTTAGGGCACGTTTATCTAAAATAAGAAAAGAGATTTATAAACTAGCAGGGTGTGAGTTTAATATAAATTCACCGCTTCAATTAAGAAAAATTTTGTTTGAAGAATTAAAAATTTCAGCCGAGGGTATTAGCCGGACCAAGACTGGTATTTCCACAGCTGCTTCTGAACTGGAAAAAATGAAAGATCGTCACCCGATTATTAATCTTATTTCAGAACACCGCGAATTAAGCAAGTTAAAATCAACTTATCTAGAGGCTTTGCCTAAATTAGTAAATAAAAAAACTGGACGGGTACACACTAGTTATAATCAGACTATAGTAGCCACTGGACGGCTTTCCTCTTCTAAACCTAATTTACAGAATATTCCCGTTCGCACCAAGCTTGGAGCCAAGATTAGAAATGCTTTTATACCGGAAAAAGGATATAAGATTTTAAAGGCTGATTATTCTCAAATAGAGCTAAGAGTAGTGGCTTCTCTGTCTGGGGACGAGAAAATGATTAATTCGTTTAAAAAAGGAGAGGATATTCATACCCGCACAGCGGCTATTATTAATGAAGTGCCTTTAGACAAAGTGACGAAAAAAATGCGTTACGCCGCTAAAGCGACTAACTTTGGTATTATTTACGGTCTGGGAGTGTATGGGCTTTCAAGCAATGCGGGTATTTCTTTAGATAAAGCCCGCGATTTTATTGAAAGATATTTTTCTTTGTATGAAGGAGTAGCTGACTTTTTGGAAACCAGTCGGGATCAGGCTTTTGAAGAGGGTTATAATGAAACCCTGTTTGGCCGGCGCCGTTATTACCCGGAAATTCAGTCCGGTAATAAGGGTTTAAAAGCAGCGGCCGAAAGAGCGGCTATTAATCATCCGGTTCAGGGCACAGCCGCTGATATTATAAAATTAGCCATGATCAAAATAGACAAAGAGTTACCCCGGATTAGCTCTAAGTCAAAAATGATTATGCAAGTTCATGACGAGCTGGTCTTTGAGGTGCCGGAAAAAGAGCTTTCAAAAGTATCAAAGTTTGTTAAAGAAACCATGGAGAATATTCATAAATTAAAGGTGCCGATAGTGGTCGATATTGAATCAGGTCAAAGCTGGGGAGAGTGTGATTAG
- a CDS encoding pseudouridine synthase: MRLNKYLSLCGVASRRKADQIIKQGRVKINSQVVKELGIKINPEKDEVLVNNKPCQVKEYAYLALNKPRAYVCTRADFKGEKSVYKLLPEKYHHLKIAGRLDKNSEGLLILSNDGDFIYRLTHPKFKHEKEYQVELSDKLSSENLLKLKKGVKLEEGLARFDKIKKIDDKKYKIIIHQGWKRQIRRMFEEIGYKTDELSRVRIGKLEIDDLDLGKYKKISKNQVI, translated from the coding sequence ATGAGACTGAATAAATATTTATCATTATGTGGAGTGGCTTCCAGGCGAAAAGCTGACCAAATAATAAAACAAGGCCGGGTTAAAATAAATAGCCAAGTGGTTAAAGAGTTGGGAATAAAAATTAATCCGGAAAAAGATGAGGTTTTAGTCAATAATAAACCTTGCCAGGTAAAAGAGTATGCTTATCTGGCTTTGAATAAGCCCCGGGCTTATGTTTGCACCCGAGCTGATTTTAAAGGAGAAAAATCAGTTTATAAACTTTTGCCCGAAAAATATCATCATTTAAAAATAGCCGGACGGCTGGATAAAAATTCCGAAGGTCTTTTAATTTTATCCAATGACGGAGACTTTATTTACAGGCTGACTCATCCCAAGTTTAAACACGAAAAAGAGTATCAAGTTGAATTAAGTGATAAATTATCTTCAGAAAATTTATTAAAATTGAAAAAAGGTGTTAAATTAGAGGAAGGTTTGGCTAGGTTTGATAAAATTAAAAAAATTGATGATAAAAAATACAAAATTATTATCCATCAGGGCTGGAAAAGACAAATCCGGCGTATGTTTGAGGAAATTGGTTATAAGACTGATGAATTAAGTAGAGTAAGAATTGGTAAGTTAGAAATTGATGATCTTGACCTAGGTAAATATAAAAAGATAAGTAAAAATCAAGTGATATAA
- a CDS encoding lamin tail domain-containing protein yields the protein MTKKIIISLLIILLVSNGLFIKAKKVQSYERPMVVINELMWMGSSISSYDEWLELKNLSDSRVDLSNWYLSKKSSGEEKLMLEIPEGEVLDNFYIISNYSSESEKSALNVESNLVDTSVSLSNSQLEIKLYDDKGNLIDTADDGSGQPLSGEYSSGEVWQSMERNTKIEEGSLESSWHIASQKTGFKTDQEFGTPGQENSNQPPVIEAGEDREVLVGEKVYFDASDSFDPEEDELSFSWDFGDGQQGEGITPHHVFQTVGDYGVTLTISDGYNKVTASLSVVVKEKEEEEEEFVFDEVNEEEDNQEEENENLDLEDENTEDKAKNIEYDFSDKILINEVFPNPEGSDLENEFIELINKDNQPVNLRGWQIYNGKKYFTFEKDTLIETESFLVLGYQQTKIYLKNSGMTLQLLDPKQKVVNGVEYPEAIKGSSFARKAGTNSWAWTSLVSPGSENEILGDVKKKRETEDLEEVENSEKVLGIKDEAEVKELEVSEAAKISEVSINRAKELEKGQEVIVKGFVAVEPAVFGVQYFYLFDGQNGIKIYSYKKDFPDLKIGDYVKITGKISESSGEKKINIGSEEDVKILSDQDIFPEAIRLSLGEIDETYFGSLVIVNGSVLENSKTKMLLSEETEEIEIYYKRGTNINGHDYKEGSQVEVLGILISYDNDLGFRLLPRVNSDIRVLDEARVLGEEKISEAAEDEEGEVLGATSEKEIMIEGEDNKSNIYKYLWVCLAGVIITGGTLLIKWFKARKLDS from the coding sequence ATGACTAAAAAAATTATTATTAGTTTACTCATTATTTTATTAGTGAGTAATGGTCTTTTTATTAAAGCTAAAAAAGTCCAGTCTTATGAAAGGCCCATGGTAGTTATTAACGAATTGATGTGGATGGGGTCAAGTATTTCTTCTTATGATGAATGGTTGGAGCTGAAAAATTTATCTGATTCCCGGGTTGATTTATCAAACTGGTATTTAAGCAAGAAATCTTCCGGGGAAGAAAAATTAATGCTAGAGATTCCAGAAGGTGAAGTGTTAGATAATTTTTATATTATTTCTAATTATTCATCAGAATCAGAAAAGTCAGCTCTAAATGTAGAAAGCAATTTGGTGGATACGTCAGTCTCTTTGTCCAACAGCCAGCTTGAGATAAAACTTTATGATGATAAGGGAAATTTAATTGACACAGCTGATGATGGTTCAGGGCAGCCTTTATCAGGCGAATATTCTTCCGGTGAGGTCTGGCAGTCAATGGAAAGAAACACAAAAATTGAAGAGGGAAGTTTAGAAAGTTCCTGGCATATTGCCAGCCAGAAAACAGGCTTTAAAACTGACCAAGAATTTGGTACCCCGGGTCAGGAAAATTCAAACCAGCCGCCGGTGATTGAGGCCGGAGAAGATAGGGAAGTATTAGTCGGTGAAAAAGTTTATTTCGACGCTTCTGACTCTTTTGACCCGGAAGAGGATGAATTAAGCTTTTCCTGGGATTTTGGAGATGGCCAGCAGGGAGAAGGCATTACTCCGCATCATGTTTTTCAGACAGTTGGTGATTATGGTGTTACTTTAACCATTAGTGACGGTTATAATAAAGTCACTGCCAGCTTAAGTGTAGTAGTTAAAGAAAAAGAAGAAGAGGAGGAAGAGTTTGTTTTTGATGAAGTAAATGAAGAGGAAGATAATCAGGAGGAAGAAAATGAAAATTTAGATTTAGAAGATGAAAATACTGAAGATAAAGCCAAAAATATCGAGTATGATTTTTCTGATAAAATTTTAATTAATGAAGTTTTTCCTAATCCTGAAGGCAGTGATCTGGAAAACGAATTTATTGAATTAATCAATAAAGACAATCAACCGGTTAATCTAAGAGGCTGGCAGATTTATAATGGTAAAAAATACTTTACTTTTGAAAAAGATACTTTAATAGAAACAGAAAGCTTTCTAGTTCTTGGTTATCAGCAAACAAAGATATATCTAAAAAATTCAGGTATGACCTTACAACTTTTAGACCCCAAGCAAAAAGTGGTTAATGGAGTAGAATATCCCGAAGCAATAAAAGGCTCTTCTTTTGCCAGAAAAGCCGGCACTAATAGTTGGGCTTGGACTTCTTTGGTCAGCCCGGGCAGTGAAAATGAGATTTTAGGAGATGTAAAAAAGAAAAGAGAAACAGAGGATTTAGAGGAGGTGGAAAATTCAGAGAAAGTCTTAGGGATAAAGGATGAAGCAGAGGTAAAGGAGTTAGAAGTATCAGAAGCAGCAAAAATATCCGAAGTATCAATCAATCGGGCTAAAGAATTAGAAAAAGGCCAGGAAGTAATAGTCAAAGGTTTTGTAGCGGTGGAACCGGCTGTTTTTGGGGTTCAGTACTTTTATCTTTTTGATGGGCAAAACGGTATTAAAATATATTCATATAAAAAAGATTTTCCGGACTTGAAAATTGGTGATTATGTAAAAATAACCGGCAAGATTTCAGAGAGTAGCGGGGAAAAGAAAATTAATATTGGCAGTGAGGAGGATGTTAAGATATTGAGCGATCAAGATATTTTTCCGGAAGCGATCAGGTTAAGTTTAGGAGAAATTGATGAAACTTATTTCGGCAGTTTGGTTATAGTTAATGGCAGTGTTTTAGAAAACTCAAAAACAAAAATGCTTTTAAGTGAAGAAACAGAAGAAATTGAAATTTATTATAAAAGAGGCACTAATATAAATGGCCATGATTATAAAGAAGGCAGCCAAGTAGAAGTTTTAGGTATTTTAATTTCTTATGATAATGATTTGGGGTTTAGATTATTGCCAAGAGTAAACAGTGATATAAGAGTGTTAGATGAAGCCCGGGTTCTAGGGGAAGAAAAAATATCAGAAGCAGCTGAAGATGAAGAAGGTGAAGTTTTAGGGGCTACTAGCGAAAAAGAAATTATGATTGAAGGAGAGGATAATAAAAGTAATATTTATAAATATTTGTGGGTTTGTTTAGCTGGCGTAATTATTACCGGGGGCACCTTATTGATTAAATGGTTTAAAGCTAGAAAATTAGATTCTTGA
- a CDS encoding four helix bundle protein yields the protein MVYRKIKSFNDLEIYRSSYKTCVIVFDKILPLIPSIERNDLSSQLRRSCKAIPRLIAEGYAKKHQKAGFQKYLDDALAEINETIVGLSQLKDFYNFDKNLCNNLIEEYDKIARQTFTLAKAWDNFNNKRITKTKT from the coding sequence ATGGTTTATAGAAAAATAAAAAGTTTCAATGATTTAGAAATTTATAGATCAAGTTATAAAACTTGTGTTATTGTATTTGATAAAATATTGCCATTAATTCCTTCGATAGAGAGAAATGATTTGTCATCTCAGTTAAGAAGATCTTGTAAAGCTATACCACGTCTTATTGCCGAAGGTTATGCTAAAAAACACCAAAAGGCCGGTTTTCAGAAATATCTTGATGATGCCTTAGCTGAAATTAATGAGACTATTGTTGGCTTATCACAGCTTAAAGATTTTTATAATTTTGATAAAAATTTATGTAATAATTTAATCGAAGAATATGATAAAATTGCTCGGCAAACATTTACCTTGGCCAAGGCTTGGGATAATTTTAATAATAAAAGAATTACAAAAACTAAAACCTAA
- the prs gene encoding ribose-phosphate diphosphokinase, translating to MDKNTNNLALLTGNAHRDLAHEIAACLHKDLLSGEVGRFLDGEAKIVDLGNTRGMDVFIIQPTNQPDRNQTEVELLIDAVERSAERVTAVIPYFGYARQDRRGESRVPISMKVKIRNLVGTGCDRIVFLNLHNPVITTVTEMADNKIKVDHLNARPVILDWIIENKLNKITLSSTDAGGAKLVESFYKRLNEVMDDIRFGIGHKTGSSDEGIDKISLIGDFKDRPIYFIDDMTSSGATIIRAAEAAKSKNAKSINAILIHPVLANLDVCRSLADSPIEKIITTDSLPIFEEAREILGEKLEVISISRLLALAIWHLHHDKSITKLFELEGYLDSLKAMKANLKW from the coding sequence ATGGATAAAAATACAAACAATCTAGCTCTTTTAACCGGTAATGCTCATCGTGATTTGGCTCATGAAATCGCCGCTTGTCTTCATAAGGACTTATTATCAGGAGAAGTTGGTAGGTTTCTTGATGGCGAAGCCAAAATTGTTGATTTGGGTAATACCCGGGGCATGGATGTTTTTATTATCCAACCAACTAATCAGCCCGATCGGAATCAAACGGAAGTAGAACTTCTTATTGACGCGGTGGAAAGATCAGCGGAAAGAGTAACGGCCGTAATTCCTTATTTCGGCTATGCTCGTCAGGACAGGCGTGGAGAATCAAGAGTGCCGATTTCTATGAAAGTGAAGATTAGAAATTTAGTGGGTACAGGTTGTGACCGTATAGTTTTTCTTAATCTTCACAATCCGGTTATTACTACTGTGACAGAAATGGCTGATAATAAAATTAAGGTAGACCACCTTAACGCCCGCCCAGTTATTTTGGACTGGATAATTGAAAATAAGCTGAATAAAATCACTCTTTCTTCTACTGATGCCGGCGGAGCCAAACTAGTAGAATCTTTTTACAAAAGATTGAATGAAGTAATGGATGATATTAGATTTGGTATTGGTCATAAAACTGGATCAAGCGATGAAGGAATAGACAAGATAAGTCTAATTGGTGATTTTAAGGATCGGCCCATTTATTTTATTGATGATATGACTTCAAGTGGGGCTACTATAATCAGAGCGGCTGAGGCAGCCAAGAGTAAAAATGCTAAGAGCATTAATGCTATTCTTATCCATCCAGTGCTAGCTAATCTGGATGTCTGCCGAAGCTTAGCTGATAGTCCTATAGAAAAGATTATTACCACCGATTCTCTGCCAATTTTTGAGGAAGCCAGGGAAATACTGGGAGAAAAACTGGAAGTTATTTCTATCTCTAGGCTTTTAGCTTTAGCTATCTGGCACCTCCACCATGATAAAAGCATTACTAAGCTTTTTGAGCTTGAAGGTTATCTTGATAGCCTGAAGGCCATGAAGGCCAATTTAAAATGGTAA
- the hxpB gene encoding hexitol phosphatase HxpB, with protein sequence MTEEKNLIKAVIFDMDGVLINSMPFWKEGLKEVVKKNGSQFKEKLWQELKGGRVDEVISSWHKVIPLKNISLKKAEEEIVNKVVERIRQKGELKKGARKILDFLEKKELKIALASSSYKKVVMAVLEKFGLKKYFQVIHSSEEDNYGKPHPEIYLKTLKELEVDSVNCFCFEDSENGLIAARAARIKVVAVPASEDRDDKVFSLAEFKLNSLNEFNEKIWQKLNHPEPKKEPTNRKLFQVIGFNLAKISKGLDKYIKKSDKERKK encoded by the coding sequence ATGACTGAAGAAAAAAATTTAATTAAAGCCGTGATATTTGACATGGACGGGGTCTTAATTAATTCAATGCCTTTTTGGAAGGAAGGCTTAAAAGAGGTAGTTAAAAAAAATGGATCGCAGTTTAAAGAAAAACTATGGCAGGAACTTAAAGGCGGACGGGTTGACGAAGTAATTAGTTCCTGGCATAAGGTTATACCCTTGAAAAATATTTCTCTAAAAAAAGCTGAAGAAGAAATAGTTAATAAAGTGGTAGAAAGAATAAGACAAAAAGGAGAATTAAAAAAAGGAGCAAGAAAGATATTGGATTTTTTGGAAAAAAAAGAACTAAAAATAGCTTTGGCTTCTTCTTCCTATAAAAAAGTAGTCATGGCTGTGTTAGAAAAGTTTGGTCTTAAAAAATATTTCCAGGTTATTCATTCATCAGAAGAAGATAATTATGGCAAACCTCATCCGGAAATTTATTTAAAAACTTTAAAAGAATTAGAAGTTGATTCGGTTAATTGTTTTTGTTTTGAAGATTCAGAAAACGGTCTAATCGCAGCTCGGGCGGCCAGGATTAAGGTAGTAGCCGTACCGGCTTCTGAAGATAGAGATGATAAGGTTTTTTCTCTGGCAGAATTTAAATTAAATAGTCTTAATGAATTTAACGAAAAAATTTGGCAAAAATTGAATCACCCAGAGCCAAAAAAAGAACCAACTAACAGAAAACTTTTTCAAGTTATCGGGTTTAATCTAGCTAAAATTTCCAAAGGCTTGGATAAATATATTAAAAAATCAGACAAAGAAAGAAAAAAATAG